The following are from one region of the Georgenia sp. M64 genome:
- a CDS encoding CDP-alcohol phosphatidyltransferase family protein has protein sequence MTTNGGAAGTGHPAARHLVRTPVAVPLGLLASLAVPLVLLATGTGGPGALVGPGAYLVGAAVLVQAVRGPGPVGADPVGTDRAVPCTGLGTANVVTLVRLVLVTWIASLLPALAAAASVRPSTAEAAATSAVLSLAVLLTGTGALLLDGVDGRVARRRGEASAFGARFDSETDAALVLVLAVAVVVTGAAGWWVLAIGLMRYGQLAAAAVAPWLRAPVPPSLARKVVGVAQVVVLLVVLGAPPLVPAAVTTAAPVVALVALSWSFGRDARRQWERRLAPTAGALAAQPCRVTSDRTA, from the coding sequence ATGACGACCAACGGCGGGGCCGCCGGCACCGGGCACCCGGCCGCGCGGCACCTCGTGCGGACACCGGTGGCCGTGCCGCTGGGCCTGCTCGCGAGCCTGGCCGTCCCGCTGGTCCTGCTCGCGACCGGCACGGGCGGACCGGGCGCACTCGTCGGGCCCGGTGCGTACCTCGTCGGTGCCGCCGTCCTCGTCCAAGCCGTGCGCGGACCCGGCCCGGTCGGCGCGGACCCCGTGGGTACCGACCGGGCCGTGCCGTGCACCGGGCTGGGCACCGCGAACGTCGTCACCCTCGTGCGTCTGGTGCTCGTCACCTGGATAGCCTCCCTGCTGCCCGCCCTGGCCGCGGCCGCGTCGGTGCGGCCGTCGACCGCGGAGGCGGCGGCCACGTCGGCCGTCCTCTCCCTCGCCGTGCTCCTCACGGGCACGGGTGCGCTCCTGCTCGACGGCGTCGACGGCCGGGTCGCCCGGCGACGGGGCGAGGCGAGCGCGTTCGGTGCGCGGTTCGACTCCGAGACCGACGCCGCGCTCGTGCTCGTGCTCGCCGTCGCCGTGGTGGTGACCGGTGCGGCCGGGTGGTGGGTCCTGGCGATCGGACTCATGCGCTACGGCCAGCTCGCCGCGGCCGCGGTGGCCCCCTGGCTCCGGGCGCCGGTCCCGCCCTCGCTCGCCCGAAAGGTCGTCGGCGTCGCGCAGGTGGTCGTGCTCCTGGTCGTCCTCGGGGCGCCGCCCCTCGTCCCGGCCGCGGTGACGACGGCGGCACCGGTGGTGGCGCTCGTGGCGCTGAGCTGGTCCTTCGGCCGGGACGCCCGCCGACAGTGGGAGCGCCGGCTCGCACCGACCGCCGGGGCGCTCGCCGCTCAGCCGTGCAGGGTCACGTCCGACCGCACCGCGTAG
- a CDS encoding response regulator transcription factor: MTRVAVVDDQTLVRQGILSLLALSDEVEVVGEGRDGDDALALVGRVDVEVLLLDLRMPRRDGISTLEELAARGSEVPVLVLTTFDDDELVLRALRAGARGYLLKDVTLDQLVGAIGVLAGGGTLLQPGLTDRLFRAVSARPGAVEGFERPEPLTPRELDVLRLAAAGYSNAEIAGALHLAAGTVKNHLSAVFVKLGVRDRTRAVLRALDLGLLEG, from the coding sequence GTGACCCGGGTCGCCGTCGTCGACGACCAGACCCTCGTCCGGCAGGGGATCCTCAGCCTCCTCGCATTGAGCGACGAGGTGGAGGTCGTCGGAGAGGGCCGGGACGGCGATGACGCGCTCGCGCTCGTCGGGCGCGTCGACGTCGAGGTGCTCCTGCTGGACCTGCGTATGCCACGCCGCGACGGCATCTCGACGCTCGAGGAGCTGGCCGCACGCGGGTCCGAGGTCCCGGTGCTCGTGCTGACGACCTTCGACGACGACGAGCTCGTCCTGCGGGCCCTGCGCGCCGGCGCGCGCGGCTACCTGCTCAAGGACGTCACGCTCGACCAGCTCGTCGGTGCCATCGGCGTGCTCGCCGGCGGCGGGACGCTCCTCCAGCCGGGGCTGACCGACCGCCTCTTCCGCGCGGTCTCCGCCCGGCCCGGGGCGGTCGAGGGCTTCGAGCGTCCGGAGCCGCTCACCCCGCGCGAGCTCGACGTGCTGCGCCTGGCCGCGGCGGGCTACTCCAACGCCGAGATCGCCGGGGCGCTCCACCTCGCCGCCGGGACCGTGAAGAACCACCTGTCCGCGGTGTTCGTCAAGCTCGGGGTGCGCGACCGCACCCGGGCCGTGCTGCGCGCGCTGGACCTCGGCCTGCTCGAGGGTTAG
- a CDS encoding FkbM family methyltransferase: MPRTAPLARARGLARSLLWSYGTVWRRRRMVAFYAGFLAPGDLAFDVGSHAGNRVRAFRRAGARVVAVEPQPDLLAVLRTLYGRDRGVRIEPCALAAEPGEGVLHLATRAPTVSTLAPAWIRDVRADPRFAGLRWDREVVVPLRTLDELIARHGEPQFCKIDVEGHELEVLRGLTRALPALSFEYIPVVADRAVACVERLAQLGEYRFASSPVETWRWATPWLTPEDMVLRLRALSPDARPGDVYAVRSDVTLHG, translated from the coding sequence GTGCCCCGGACCGCCCCCCTCGCGCGGGCTCGTGGGCTGGCCCGCTCGCTCCTCTGGTCGTACGGGACCGTGTGGCGCCGACGACGGATGGTGGCCTTCTACGCGGGCTTCCTCGCGCCGGGCGACCTCGCCTTCGACGTCGGCTCCCACGCCGGGAACCGGGTGCGGGCCTTCCGACGTGCCGGGGCCCGGGTGGTCGCCGTCGAGCCGCAGCCCGACCTGCTCGCGGTCCTGCGCACGCTCTACGGGCGCGACCGGGGGGTGCGGATCGAGCCGTGCGCACTCGCCGCCGAGCCGGGCGAGGGGGTCCTGCACCTTGCCACGCGGGCGCCGACCGTGTCCACCCTCGCGCCGGCCTGGATCCGCGACGTGCGCGCCGACCCGCGCTTCGCGGGCCTGCGGTGGGACCGCGAGGTGGTCGTTCCCCTGCGCACCCTCGACGAGCTCATCGCCCGCCACGGGGAGCCCCAGTTCTGCAAGATCGACGTCGAGGGCCACGAGCTGGAGGTCCTGCGCGGGCTGACGCGGGCCCTGCCGGCGCTGTCGTTCGAGTACATCCCGGTGGTGGCCGACCGGGCGGTGGCCTGCGTGGAGCGGCTGGCCCAGCTCGGGGAGTACCGGTTCGCGTCCTCCCCGGTGGAGACGTGGCGGTGGGCGACGCCGTGGCTGACGCCCGAGGACATGGTGCTCCGCCTTCGCGCCCTCTCCCCCGACGCCCGGCCCGGCGACGTCTACGCGGTGCGGTCGGACGTGACCCTGCACGGCTGA